TTCCAAAGAGAATTTCATGGAGGGCATTTCAAATACGCTTACCCTCTTGAAATTGAGAGCTTCCATTGGTACCACAGGTAATGATGCCATTTACGGTGACCGCTTTGGATATCTCACTTATGTGGATGGAGCTAACGGTTTTCAATTCGGTTCTTCCCCCAGAAGCTACAATGGAATTGCTGCGAATGTGATCGGTACAGAAAATCTCACATGGGAAACAGCTACCAAATCCAATATCGGATTGGATCTCAGCCTCTGGAATAAACTAACCCTGAATTTTGATGTATTTAAAGATAGCAGGAAGAATATTCTTATTGAACGAGGATCTATCTCTTCCATTGGTGGTTACGGTGGCCAAAAGATCTTTGCCAATATGGGAGAAATGGAGAACAAAGGTTTTGATGCCAGCCTGGAATATATTGACAAGATCAGTAATGATGTTAGCCTTCGCTTGTTTGGAAACATTACTTATGCCCGGAACAAAGTGCTTTTTGCTGATAATCCTAAAATGCTGTACGCCTATCAGCAACGGGAAGGCCATTCTCAGTTTGAATATATTGGTTATGAGGATCTTGGATTATTCGTAGATCAGAATGATGTAGATAAAAGCCCCAGACAGTTGAGGCCTATGTTTCCTGGCGATATCAAATACAAAGATCTGAACGGAGATGGTGAGATCAACAGTAATGACCAAACCTACCTGGGCAAAAATTCTTTCCCTACCTGGTCTTATGGAATGGGCTTTAACCTGGGAATAAAGAGATTTGAGCTGTCTGCCATCTTCGCGGGCATAGAAGATGTATGGATCATGGCAAACGGATCTCTGCATACACTGAACGATGGTTCGGCTAATGGAGTGGGCGTTGTACCCTTTACAGGTATTGGCCAGTATCCCGCGAATATACTCAGCATTGCATCTGACCGCTGGACGAAAGATAATCCCCGCCAGGATGCTTACTACCCTCGCCTGACCATCACCAATTCCAGTGATAATAACTACCAGCACAGCACTCGCTGGTTAAAAGATGGCAGCTTCATGCGATTGAAACAAGCCACGCTCAGCTACAATATTATTACACCAGCCATGCGGAAAAAAGGGATCAGTAGCCTACTGGTATATGTGGCAGGTACCAATCTGCTCACTTTCTCGAAGTTTAAATTATGGGATCCTGAGTTAGGCAGCAATGGTGCAAACTATCCGTTTGCAAAAACAGCTACCCTGGGACTAAGAGCTAATTTCTAATAAGATAAAGATCATCATATGAATAAGCATAAATACCTGTTACTGTTTTGTGCCGGCATATTGCTCTCCTGTAGTAAATACCTGGATAAAAAACCAGATAACCTTCTCACAGAAGATCAGATCTGGAAAACAAGAGCAAATGCAGAAGCTTATCTGAATAATATTTATTTCACAGTATATAATTACATGGATGGAGGGGACTATGCCACCATAGGCGCATCGGACGAAAGTTCCGTATCTATCTCCACCGTGAATGTAAGGCAAATGGTAAGCGGCAACTGGAGTGTTTCCAGTGGTTATTTTTACAACTGGGGCGCATACTACTCCGCGCTACGGAAGTCTTTCATCTTTGAACAGAATATCGATAAAGTACCTGCTGTGCAACTTAGTAGTGACCTGAAAGCACAATACAAAGCAGAGAACCTTTTCCTGCGTGGCTATTTTTACTGGATGCTGCTCAAACAATATGGCCCTTATGTAAAAGTGACAGGCCTCATTGAACAGGATGCAGACTTTAATAAATTCCCCCGCGCACCTTTCGATACCTGTGTAACCTATATCAATCAATTGATGGATCAGGCTATGCAAGGACTTCCATCAGCCTGGTCCAGTTCCAGCAACCTGGGCAGACCCACCAAGGGTTCCTGCATGGCTATAAAAGTAAAAACCGCAGTACTGGCAGCCAGCCCTCTCTGGAATGGCAATCCTGCTTTCGCTAATTTCAAAAATCAGGACGGTACTGCCCTGGCGCCTGCCACAGCAGATGTGAACAAATGGAAAATAGCAGCAGACGCCGCAAAAAGACTGATCGACTCCGCACAGTATAAATTATTCACCAACCTGGATAATGGCGGAACCACCTTCAACCCATACGAATCCGTAAGAGATGTACACTTAACCAACTGGAACGATGAGATCATTTTTGCGAACGTAGGCTGGAGCCGCTGGGGTTGGACGAAATGTGCCTCTCCCGGCCCGGGCGCTTACAATATGTACAATGCTACACAGAACCTGGTAGATGCATTTTCCATGATCAATGGCCGCACCATCAATGACCCTGCTTCCAATTATGTTGAAACAGGTTTTGCTCCTGCCAACAGTACCGCCAGCTGGGGTGGTCATAGAAAAGGAGAGTGGAACATGTACGCCAACCGTGAACCAAGGTTCTATGCTAATATCATGTACAACGCCAGGCCAGTAGTGCCGGCGCAAACCGTAGATGATAAGAATTATTTTTCTTCAGACAATAATATAGATGGTACCGGCCGCGTAGAATTCTATTACAACGGAAAATCCGGCCAGAAATCTTCAGGCAGCAATAACATCACCGGTTATTTGCCATTAAAAAGGATCAGTCCAAATAGTAATATCCGCCAGGATAATGTATCCTTCCATGGCCCATACATCCTCATCCGCTATGCAGAGATCCTGCTGGACTATGTAGAGGCATTGAATGAATACGATCCTAACAATGCAGATATTGTAAAGTACCTGAACATGATCAGAACACGCGCAGGTATTCCGGGAATTGAAACCGTTTACCCTGACGCTGTTGGGAACACCACCAAAATGCGGGAGCATATTTTAAGAGAACGCCAGGTGGAACTTTGTTTTGAAAGTGATCGCTACTCCACACTGGTACGCAGGTTATTACTCGGTCAGCCTAAATACACCGCCATCTACGGGTTGGACGTAAATGCCAATGATAACGGTATGGGTTTCTCTTTCACGGGTTTCTATAATCGCAAACTTTTCCAGCAAAGGTTCTGGGATAATAAAATGTATCTCTTCCCCATCAGCCTGGGGGATATTGAAAGAGACAGGGCATTGGTGCAGAATCCGGGATGGTAATCAATTATTGACAATTTAATTTTTGGAAATGATCAAGCCTTTAATAAGATCTATCATATTCACAGCCGCTTTCATAACAGGTTGTAAAAAGGACGATAAAAATGTTCATGTGGATGGCGCACCCATGTCGGTAGAAAGTTTCGTGCCACTGCAAGGCGGTGGCGGAACATCCATCCTCATCAGCGGTGTGAATTTCACTGGTGATACTTCCCAACTGGAGATTACCATCAACGGGAACAAACTCGCCATCGTGGGGGCCAATACCAAACAGATCATGGCCGTAGTACCAAAAAAATGCGGATCAGGAAAGGTGACGGTGAAGATCGGGAAAGACATAGTGTCCAGCACTGTGGATTTCAACTATGTATTCACCAGAACAGTGAGCACACTCGCAGGCAATGGTGTAGCAGGTTATGCCAATGGTAAAGGAGATGAAGTACAGTTTAATTTCAAAGGAGAACCCTGGTACAGAAGTCAGGGTATCACAGTAGATAACGACCTGAATGTATATGTAGCCGATCCCGGTAATCACTGCATCCGCAAAATAGACAGCACCGGAAAAGTAACCCTGTTCTGCGGTAACCCCAACAGCAGCGGTTATGCAGATGGTAAAGGTATAGAAGCCAAATTCATCTATCCCTATGATGTGGCGGTAGATAAGGATGGTAATGTATTCTGTGTAGATCCTATCAACTGGGATATCCGAAAGATCACACCGGACGGTACAGCTACCACCTGGTGCTGGGCTGCAGCAGAGCCCTGGTCAGTTGCAGTAGACAGGTCTACTAACCTGCCTTATTACGCTAATTGTGGTAATCCGGGTGCCATTTATAAAATAACAGCACAAAACACAGGAGAAAAGATAATCGGTGATCTTTTTTGGCCTGCTGGTTTTGATTTTGATAAAGAGGGTAACCTGTATTTGTCAGGCAACGGCGATCATACCATTACAAAATTCACCAAAGGAACCTGGGCACCCACCATCATTGCAGGGCAGAAAGGAGTGGCCGGTTACCAGAATGGTACGGGACCTACTGCTAAGTTCTCCAACCCCTGGGGCCTGGAAGTAGATGCAGCCGGCAACATTTTCGTGGCAGGAAATGGTACCGGTGGTGGAGATGTGAACAGCCCTGATCAAAGTATCCGTTTCATTGCGGCCAATACCTGGATGGTGTCAACCTATGCAGGAAGTGGTTCAGCCGGTTATTCGGATGCCATTGGAGAATCTGCTGCATTCAGCGCACCAGGCGGAGTTGCCATTGATAAGAACGGTACTGTGTATGTACTGGACAAAAACAATAACAGGGTTAGAAAAATAGTTTCAGAATAGCCATGCGAGTATTACTAACAATCATACTACTGGCGGGAGTTACGACTTCTGCCTGCAGCAAAAAGAACAATCCTGCCGGCACACAGGAACCTCCGCGCCAGAATACTTTCTATGTTGCCATCACAGGGAATGATGCCAATGCGGGCACTACTGCTGCTCCTCTGCGCAGCATCAATACCGCGCTTGGAAAAGTAACTCCTGGAGATACCGTTATCGTGAAAGGAGGTACCTATTACGAGAAAGTAGTGTTCCCTAGATCCGGCAGACTTGAAAAGCTGATCACCTTAAAAGCCTTTCCGGGAGAAAGAGCGATCATTGATGGTACTGGCCTTTCCATCACCGGAAAAGAAGCATTGGTCTTTATCCGCAATGCCAGTTACGTTGTGTTTGAAGGATTTGAGGTGTGCAACTACAAAAGCAGTACACCTTGGGTGAATATCAACGGCATTGTGGCAGACCAGGGATCAAGCAATATCATTATCCGGAAGAACAAGATCTATAACATAGAACACAACGTTAATCCGGAAGATGGGAGGAGCGGCCACGCCATTGAGATCATCGGTAATACGGCTACGCCCATGAAGAACATTCTTGTAGAAGAGAATGAGATCCATGACTGCAATACCGGCTACAGCGAGAATCTGACCATCAATGGGTACGTGGATGGTTTTGTGATCAGGAAGAATACCATTTACAATGCAGAGAACATTGGCATCGATGCTGCCGGTGGATATGCTGCAAACACAGTTCCAGCCTACAATTATGCCCGCAACGGCCTCATCACCGAAAACCATTTATACAATATCAATATGAGAACAGGCCCCATTGGCGGTATTCACAGTTACGGTGCTATTGGTATCTATATTGATGGAGCACGTAATATTATTGTAGAAAGGAATAAGGTGCATGATACAGACCGGGGTATCGGTATCGTTAGTGAGAATGATGCTTTCCCTACCAGCGATTGCATTGTCCGCAACAACTTTGTGTATAATAATTTCAGGGTAGGAATATACCTGGGAGGTTACCTGGGATATACCGGCGGCGGCACCCGTAATTGTTATGTAGTGAATAACACACTGTATAAGAACAACAGGGTATTAGGGGCATTTGATGAAATAGAAGGAGAACTGCGGCTCACAGAAAATTGCTTTGATAATGTGATCCGCAATAATCTTGTATATGGAGGGCCGGCTGATCTGTTCGTGCACAAATACACCAACACCGGAAGCGGTAACGTCATTGATAATAACCTGTACTTTACCACCAGCACACCCGGTTGGATCTGGAATAACACTAACGGTACACCTTACACGGATTTTACTGCATGGAAAGCAGCCACAAATGTAGATGCTAACTCAATATATGGTTCAGATCCCCTGATCACTGACCTCTCACTGCCTGATCTGCGGATACAGACCACATCCCCTGCAAAGAACGCCGGGTTTGTGATCTCCGCAGAGAAGCAGGGAACATTGGATATAGAAGGCAACCCAAGGATGGTGAATGGCAAAATTAGTATCGGAGCACATCAATAGAAAAGCAAAGGGCAACCATCATGGTTGCCCTTTAATATTTTTAGGATATAATACCTTTCCGCTTTTTCACCACATGTGTGATCCCGCTTTGGATCATCTTCTCCAAAAGATCATAACCCCCATTTGCTTTACTGTGTGCAAACTCGCGCTCTGCTTTTGTAATAGGGCTGGCCCAGTATAAATTCACTTTATCTCCTTCCATTTCCGGCAGGTTAATAGTTGGCCCATTATATAATGCTGAAGAAAGGATGAAGCTCTCGAAAGAAGCAGGTACCACCTGGGAACTGATCGTATGACCTTCCCCAAACCAGCTGAGATTCCGCCAGGGACTATCCGCAATACCGGAAAGCCCTTGTGCCATAGCCATGATCTCTGCTTCCGTGAATTCATTTTTGTCAACCGCTATGCCCAGTTCCATTCTTCTGAATCCCGGTGATTTGTCGTTATACAATAATTCTACCCAGGGCATAGGGCGGATACTAATACCTATAGATATAAAATAAACGATGTTATCTTTTTCAAACCGGACCAATGCCATGGGCGGCCATTTCTGTTCATCGATCGCATAGTACTGCAACATCTTATCGAACTGCTCTTCATAAGCATTCAGAAATTCCTGTTGTATGGGCATCCAGGGATTATTCTCTTCATCTCCCCACTTCTCCCAGAAAGCTGCACTGCGTGCTATCCGTTGATGTAATACATTCGATTCCGGATTGCCGAGGGGGAATAAAATGCTTTCATCCTCAGAACCTATGCAGTCTACGGCATAACCCACCGGGCGGTCTGAGGATAAACTCCAGCCGGGAATAACACCCAGGGGCTGGCCCTGGTAGAAAACAGCCGCTCCATCATCTTCTTCCGTCCACATAATGGCCAGTTCTTCCGGATCAAGTGGTGCTTTCCCTTCCGGATGGTTG
This DNA window, taken from Chitinophaga niabensis, encodes the following:
- a CDS encoding IPT/TIG domain-containing protein yields the protein MIKPLIRSIIFTAAFITGCKKDDKNVHVDGAPMSVESFVPLQGGGGTSILISGVNFTGDTSQLEITINGNKLAIVGANTKQIMAVVPKKCGSGKVTVKIGKDIVSSTVDFNYVFTRTVSTLAGNGVAGYANGKGDEVQFNFKGEPWYRSQGITVDNDLNVYVADPGNHCIRKIDSTGKVTLFCGNPNSSGYADGKGIEAKFIYPYDVAVDKDGNVFCVDPINWDIRKITPDGTATTWCWAAAEPWSVAVDRSTNLPYYANCGNPGAIYKITAQNTGEKIIGDLFWPAGFDFDKEGNLYLSGNGDHTITKFTKGTWAPTIIAGQKGVAGYQNGTGPTAKFSNPWGLEVDAAGNIFVAGNGTGGGDVNSPDQSIRFIAANTWMVSTYAGSGSAGYSDAIGESAAFSAPGGVAIDKNGTVYVLDKNNNRVRKIVSE
- a CDS encoding DUF1565 domain-containing protein, which gives rise to MRVLLTIILLAGVTTSACSKKNNPAGTQEPPRQNTFYVAITGNDANAGTTAAPLRSINTALGKVTPGDTVIVKGGTYYEKVVFPRSGRLEKLITLKAFPGERAIIDGTGLSITGKEALVFIRNASYVVFEGFEVCNYKSSTPWVNINGIVADQGSSNIIIRKNKIYNIEHNVNPEDGRSGHAIEIIGNTATPMKNILVEENEIHDCNTGYSENLTINGYVDGFVIRKNTIYNAENIGIDAAGGYAANTVPAYNYARNGLITENHLYNINMRTGPIGGIHSYGAIGIYIDGARNIIVERNKVHDTDRGIGIVSENDAFPTSDCIVRNNFVYNNFRVGIYLGGYLGYTGGGTRNCYVVNNTLYKNNRVLGAFDEIEGELRLTENCFDNVIRNNLVYGGPADLFVHKYTNTGSGNVIDNNLYFTTSTPGWIWNNTNGTPYTDFTAWKAATNVDANSIYGSDPLITDLSLPDLRIQTTSPAKNAGFVISAEKQGTLDIEGNPRMVNGKISIGAHQ
- a CDS encoding RagB/SusD family nutrient uptake outer membrane protein; its protein translation is MNKHKYLLLFCAGILLSCSKYLDKKPDNLLTEDQIWKTRANAEAYLNNIYFTVYNYMDGGDYATIGASDESSVSISTVNVRQMVSGNWSVSSGYFYNWGAYYSALRKSFIFEQNIDKVPAVQLSSDLKAQYKAENLFLRGYFYWMLLKQYGPYVKVTGLIEQDADFNKFPRAPFDTCVTYINQLMDQAMQGLPSAWSSSSNLGRPTKGSCMAIKVKTAVLAASPLWNGNPAFANFKNQDGTALAPATADVNKWKIAADAAKRLIDSAQYKLFTNLDNGGTTFNPYESVRDVHLTNWNDEIIFANVGWSRWGWTKCASPGPGAYNMYNATQNLVDAFSMINGRTINDPASNYVETGFAPANSTASWGGHRKGEWNMYANREPRFYANIMYNARPVVPAQTVDDKNYFSSDNNIDGTGRVEFYYNGKSGQKSSGSNNITGYLPLKRISPNSNIRQDNVSFHGPYILIRYAEILLDYVEALNEYDPNNADIVKYLNMIRTRAGIPGIETVYPDAVGNTTKMREHILRERQVELCFESDRYSTLVRRLLLGQPKYTAIYGLDVNANDNGMGFSFTGFYNRKLFQQRFWDNKMYLFPISLGDIERDRALVQNPGW
- a CDS encoding suppressor of fused domain protein, with amino-acid sequence MSNAPVVLLEQPNNRGTITAVVEQDDRTAYFYLYPSDALGGRYNMRPCWLRNLIPAPASKDVQGMQQGMAPLLEARFCNHPEGKAPLDPEELAIMWTEEDDGAAVFYQGQPLGVIPGWSLSSDRPVGYAVDCIGSEDESILFPLGNPESNVLHQRIARSAAFWEKWGDEENNPWMPIQQEFLNAYEEQFDKMLQYYAIDEQKWPPMALVRFEKDNIVYFISIGISIRPMPWVELLYNDKSPGFRRMELGIAVDKNEFTEAEIMAMAQGLSGIADSPWRNLSWFGEGHTISSQVVPASFESFILSSALYNGPTINLPEMEGDKVNLYWASPITKAEREFAHSKANGGYDLLEKMIQSGITHVVKKRKGIIS